The following are from one region of the Syntrophales bacterium genome:
- the groL gene encoding chaperonin GroEL (60 kDa chaperone family; promotes refolding of misfolded polypeptides especially under stressful conditions; forms two stacked rings of heptamers to form a barrel-shaped 14mer; ends can be capped by GroES; misfolded proteins enter the barrel where they are refolded when GroES binds) has protein sequence MGAKILQYDEEARRSILDGVNKLADAVVVTLGPKGRNVILERSFGAPMVTKDGVTVAKEFELADKFQNMGAQMVKEVASKTSDVAGDGTTTATILAQAIYREGAKAVAAGSNPMEIKRGIEKAVEIVVEELKKMSKPTKDQKEIAQVGTISANNDETVGNIIAEAMGKVGKEGVITVEEAKGLVTELEVVEGMQFDRGYLSPYFVTNAEKMEVNLEDPYILIHDKKIGNMKDLLPVLEQIAKTGKPFLIIAEDIDGEALATLVVNKIRGTLHAAAVKAPGFGDRRKAMLEDIAVLVGGKVISEEMGSKLENAQMEDLGNAKRITIDKDTTTIIDGAGDRASLEGRVKQIRTQIEETTSDYDREKLQERLAKLVGGVAVIKVGAATETEMKEKKARVEDALNATRAAVEEGIVPGGGVAYLRTIPALDKLKLEGDQQMGVRIVKKAMEEPLKAIANNAGMEGSIVAEKVKEREGAFGFNAQTEQYEDMIEAGIIDPTKVTRYALQNAASVASLMITTQCMIAEKPEEKRGMDMSSGGMGGMGGMGGMM, from the coding sequence ATGGGAGCAAAGATACTTCAATATGATGAAGAGGCCAGGAGGTCAATTCTTGATGGCGTTAACAAGCTGGCTGATGCTGTAGTAGTGACTTTAGGCCCTAAAGGCAGGAATGTTATTTTGGAAAGGTCTTTCGGTGCACCCATGGTAACGAAAGATGGCGTAACAGTTGCCAAGGAGTTTGAACTGGCAGATAAATTTCAAAACATGGGTGCACAGATGGTAAAGGAAGTGGCCAGTAAGACGAGTGATGTTGCGGGTGACGGAACAACAACTGCAACCATTCTTGCCCAGGCTATTTACAGAGAAGGGGCAAAGGCTGTGGCCGCTGGAAGCAACCCGATGGAAATTAAAAGAGGCATCGAGAAAGCCGTTGAAATAGTGGTGGAAGAGCTTAAAAAAATGAGCAAACCTACCAAAGATCAGAAGGAGATAGCCCAGGTTGGGACCATTTCGGCCAATAATGATGAAACCGTAGGGAATATTATTGCTGAAGCTATGGGCAAGGTAGGCAAAGAAGGTGTTATAACCGTCGAGGAAGCAAAAGGGCTGGTAACCGAACTGGAAGTTGTGGAAGGTATGCAGTTTGACAGGGGCTATCTTTCCCCTTATTTTGTCACTAATGCGGAGAAGATGGAAGTCAATCTTGAAGACCCCTATATACTTATTCATGATAAAAAGATTGGCAATATGAAAGATCTCCTTCCCGTTCTGGAGCAGATTGCCAAGACGGGAAAACCGTTCTTGATTATTGCCGAGGATATTGACGGGGAAGCATTGGCTACTCTTGTCGTCAATAAAATCCGCGGTACACTCCACGCTGCTGCCGTTAAGGCTCCGGGATTTGGTGATAGAAGAAAAGCTATGTTGGAAGATATTGCCGTTCTTGTCGGCGGAAAGGTTATCTCGGAAGAGATGGGTTCCAAGCTCGAGAATGCGCAGATGGAGGATCTTGGTAATGCCAAGAGAATTACGATAGATAAAGATACTACGACGATAATAGATGGTGCCGGTGACAGGGCAAGTCTTGAAGGGAGAGTCAAGCAGATCAGGACTCAAATAGAAGAGACCACTTCCGATTATGATAGGGAGAAGTTGCAGGAAAGACTGGCAAAGCTTGTTGGAGGTGTCGCTGTGATTAAAGTTGGTGCGGCAACAGAGACAGAGATGAAAGAGAAAAAGGCAAGAGTGGAAGATGCACTCAATGCTACCCGTGCAGCCGTGGAAGAAGGAATCGTTCCCGGTGGCGGAGTTGCCTACCTGAGAACAATTCCTGCTCTTGATAAACTTAAACTTGAAGGTGATCAGCAAATGGGGGTAAGGATTGTCAAGAAGGCAATGGAAGAACCGCTGAAAGCGATAGCAAACAATGCGGGTATGGAGGGCAGTATTGTTGCGGAGAAAGTTAAGGAACGTGAAGGTGCCTTTGGTTTCAATGCCCAGACAGAGCAGTACGAAGATATGATTGAAGCAGGTATTATTGATCCGACCAAAGTAACCAGGTATGCCCTGCAGAATGCTGCGAGCGTTGCTTCTTTGATGATTACGACTCAGTGTATGATTGCTGAAAAGCCTGAAGAGAAGAGGGGCATGGATATGTCTTCAGGAGGAATGGGCGGAATGGGCGGAATGGGTGGAATGATGTAA
- the ileS gene encoding isoleucine--tRNA ligase, with product MNYKDTLNLPKTDFHMKANLSQKEPEILKFWEEIDIYKKIREASKGRETYILHDGPPYANGDIHLGTALNKIIKDMVVKSKNMSGFDSVFVPGWDCHGLPIEHEVDKELGDKALSLHQAEKRRLCRAYAEKFVGIQREQFKRLGVFGEWDNPYITMDYDYEATTVEELGKLFLNGDVYRGSKPVYWCATCKTALAEAEVEYDDHTTPSIYVKFPLISDISSVRPKLKDKKTSVVIWTTTPWTLPANLAIAFHEDFTYVAVKVEGETLILAKDLLDYCMDAFGYNGKDYEVLDEFAGSVMEGFKCKHPFIDRESVLVLAPFVTLDAGTGCVHIAPGHGQEDYEIGLKYGLDNYAPVDDDGKFTPDVDYFSGEFVFDANDSVNKKLKEVGALLGLSDIVHSYPHCWRCKNPIIFRSTEQWFISMDKNRLRDNALKAIDSVEWIPSWGRDRIHGMVENRPDWCISRQRSWGVPITVFYCENCKKDLMTKDILDHVVQLIREYGADVWFERETEDLLPGGTVCPVCHGKDFKKETNILDVWFDSGVSHAAVLEKRSDLRSPADMYLEGSDQHRGWFHSSLLESVGTRGVAPYKSVLTHGFVVDGEGKKMSKSVGNVIDSKEIIDQYGAEILRLWVAAEDYRSDIRISDEILKRLVDAYRRIRNTSRYILGNLYDFHCKKDMVPYDEMEGIDRWALHRLTEVIQRVTKAYDNYQFHIVYYTLYNFCTVDLSSLYLDVLKDRLYTSRPASKARRSAQSAMYLMLDSMIRLMAPILTFTVEEVWASLPNYDGKEESIYLTQFPEVNLEYLDDNLNEKWKALISLRSEVSKAIEIARQKKVVGHSLDVCVEMFAPEKLRKFLVECREEITTLLIVSQVNIIDRDEIKDPYRSDEFDGLKIGVSKASGEKCERCWIYSETVGVDGNHPVICEKCLGNL from the coding sequence ATGAATTACAAAGATACCTTGAACCTGCCGAAGACTGATTTTCACATGAAGGCGAATCTCTCCCAAAAGGAGCCTGAAATACTCAAGTTTTGGGAAGAGATAGATATTTACAAAAAAATAAGGGAGGCATCAAAAGGGAGAGAGACTTATATCCTCCATGATGGCCCGCCGTATGCGAACGGAGATATACATCTTGGGACTGCCTTGAATAAAATCATCAAGGACATGGTCGTAAAATCTAAGAACATGTCGGGATTTGACAGTGTCTTTGTTCCGGGGTGGGATTGTCATGGACTTCCTATAGAACATGAGGTGGACAAGGAGCTTGGTGATAAGGCGCTTTCACTGCACCAGGCAGAAAAGAGACGTCTCTGCCGGGCTTATGCTGAAAAGTTCGTTGGTATACAGCGGGAACAATTTAAGCGGTTGGGTGTATTTGGGGAGTGGGACAATCCCTATATCACCATGGACTATGATTATGAGGCAACGACCGTCGAAGAGCTGGGGAAACTTTTCTTAAATGGTGATGTCTATAGGGGGAGCAAGCCTGTTTACTGGTGTGCAACGTGTAAGACCGCCCTGGCGGAGGCGGAAGTTGAATATGATGATCATACGACTCCCTCCATCTATGTAAAATTTCCACTAATATCTGATATATCTTCCGTCCGGCCGAAACTCAAAGATAAGAAGACCAGCGTGGTAATCTGGACGACAACCCCGTGGACACTTCCTGCCAATCTGGCGATCGCTTTCCATGAGGATTTTACGTATGTTGCTGTGAAGGTTGAGGGAGAAACCTTAATCCTTGCTAAAGATTTGCTCGATTATTGTATGGATGCTTTCGGCTATAACGGTAAGGATTATGAAGTCCTGGATGAATTTGCCGGTTCCGTGATGGAAGGGTTCAAGTGTAAGCATCCCTTTATTGACCGTGAAAGCGTTCTTGTCCTTGCTCCTTTTGTCACACTGGATGCGGGGACGGGGTGTGTTCATATTGCCCCAGGTCATGGACAGGAAGATTATGAAATAGGATTGAAATACGGGCTGGATAATTATGCCCCGGTTGACGATGATGGAAAGTTTACACCGGATGTCGATTACTTTAGCGGAGAGTTTGTCTTCGATGCAAATGATTCGGTTAATAAGAAACTGAAGGAGGTTGGGGCACTGCTCGGACTGTCGGATATTGTCCATTCCTATCCTCACTGCTGGAGGTGCAAGAACCCCATTATATTCCGGTCAACTGAACAGTGGTTTATTTCCATGGATAAAAATAGGCTCAGGGACAATGCCCTGAAAGCGATAGATAGTGTTGAGTGGATACCCTCCTGGGGTCGTGACAGGATACATGGGATGGTAGAGAACAGACCTGACTGGTGTATATCACGTCAGCGTTCGTGGGGAGTTCCTATTACTGTATTTTATTGTGAAAATTGTAAAAAAGATTTGATGACAAAGGATATATTGGATCATGTAGTCCAGCTGATAAGAGAATATGGCGCTGATGTTTGGTTCGAAAGAGAAACCGAAGACTTGCTGCCCGGGGGAACGGTTTGTCCCGTTTGTCACGGAAAGGACTTTAAGAAAGAAACAAATATATTAGATGTATGGTTTGATTCAGGTGTAAGCCATGCAGCAGTCCTGGAAAAACGGAGTGACCTAAGATCTCCGGCAGATATGTATCTGGAAGGGAGCGACCAGCATCGAGGGTGGTTTCACTCCTCACTTTTGGAGTCTGTAGGGACCAGGGGGGTGGCACCTTATAAAAGCGTTCTTACTCATGGTTTTGTGGTCGATGGGGAAGGGAAAAAGATGTCCAAGTCGGTTGGTAATGTGATTGATTCCAAGGAAATCATCGATCAATACGGTGCGGAGATTCTCCGGCTCTGGGTTGCTGCCGAGGATTACAGGTCTGATATCAGGATTTCTGATGAGATACTGAAACGTCTTGTCGACGCCTATAGAAGAATTCGCAATACGAGCAGGTACATATTGGGAAATCTGTATGATTTTCATTGTAAGAAGGACATGGTTCCCTATGATGAAATGGAGGGGATTGACAGATGGGCGCTCCATAGACTTACCGAGGTTATACAGCGGGTAACTAAGGCGTATGATAATTATCAGTTTCACATAGTTTACTATACTCTCTATAATTTCTGCACGGTTGATCTGAGTTCTCTTTACCTGGATGTCTTGAAGGACAGGCTCTACACCTCAAGGCCTGCATCGAAGGCGCGGAGATCCGCTCAAAGTGCCATGTATTTAATGCTTGATTCAATGATAAGGCTCATGGCGCCGATCCTCACCTTTACTGTGGAGGAAGTATGGGCGAGTCTGCCTAATTACGATGGGAAGGAAGAAAGTATTTATTTGACGCAATTTCCTGAGGTTAATCTCGAGTATTTAGATGATAATTTGAATGAAAAGTGGAAAGCCCTGATTTCCCTGAGGAGCGAGGTTTCCAAGGCTATAGAAATTGCCAGACAGAAGAAGGTGGTAGGGCATTCCCTCGATGTTTGTGTTGAAATGTTTGCCCCGGAAAAGCTTCGTAAATTTTTAGTAGAGTGCCGCGAAGAGATAACGACCCTCTTGATTGTATCTCAGGTCAATATTATTGATAGGGATGAGATCAAAGATCCATACCGGAGTGATGAATTTGATGGGTTGAAAATAGGGGTTTCAAAGGCCAGTGGGGAGAAATGCGAAAGGTGCTGGATCTATAGCGAGACGGTAGGGGTGGATGGTAATCATCCAGTAATTTGCGAGAAGTGCCTTGGAAATCTCTAA
- a CDS encoding co-chaperone GroES encodes MKIRPLYDKILVKRLEDEEKTKGGIIIPDTAKEKQAEGEIVAVGKGKKTEEGKLVKPDVKPGERVLFSKYSGTEFKIDGVEYIIMREDDILGVIEK; translated from the coding sequence ATGAAAATTAGACCATTGTATGACAAAATTCTTGTTAAGCGTCTGGAAGATGAGGAAAAGACAAAAGGGGGAATCATAATTCCCGATACTGCCAAGGAGAAACAGGCAGAGGGCGAGATAGTCGCCGTAGGAAAAGGAAAAAAAACCGAAGAGGGTAAGTTGGTGAAACCTGATGTTAAACCTGGCGAAAGGGTGCTTTTCAGCAAGTATTCCGGAACAGAATTCAAGATAGATGGAGTCGAATACATTATTATGAGAGAAGACGACATTCTCGGAGTGATTGAAAAATAA
- the smpB gene encoding SsrA-binding protein SmpB produces MKSSEKIICQNKMARRNYFIEDTYETGIVLVGTEVKALRQGKGNLKDSYARVNDEEIYLYDMHISPYSHGNRENHDPLRTRKLLLHKREIKRLYGKTREKGLALIPLKAYFKNGKVKIEIGTGKGKKLHDKRQTLKAKADSRDMEKEFRRKNR; encoded by the coding sequence ATGAAAAGCTCTGAAAAGATAATATGCCAGAATAAGATGGCAAGGCGAAACTATTTCATTGAAGACACATATGAAACAGGCATTGTTCTTGTTGGCACGGAAGTGAAGGCCCTGCGCCAGGGCAAGGGTAATCTCAAGGACAGCTACGCCCGGGTAAATGATGAGGAGATTTATTTATACGACATGCATATCAGTCCCTATTCGCACGGCAACAGGGAAAACCACGACCCGCTCAGAACACGAAAACTGCTCCTCCATAAAAGGGAAATTAAAAGACTTTACGGCAAGACAAGGGAAAAAGGACTGGCCCTGATTCCTCTAAAAGCATACTTTAAAAACGGCAAAGTGAAGATAGAGATAGGCACCGGTAAAGGCAAAAAACTACACGACAAGCGCCAGACCCTCAAGGCCAAAGCTGATAGCCGGGATATGGAAAAGGAATTCAGGAGAAAGAACCGGTAG
- a CDS encoding ATP-binding protein produces MAVNKKTKLFLHLKKWMEKAIIEYNMLEEGDRVLVAVSGGVDSLVLLDLLSGPTYLAVPKFPLLAVNIDLGFDNDDGNHLLLERHFKKNGYDYIIEKSDIGPLAHSDYNKKNPCFLCSRLRRKRIFEMADETGCNKIAFAHHKDDIIETLLLNIFYAREISTMTPNQSVFGGKLHIVRPLSYIREDLIKKYAKECELPAIENSCPTSKVSRRMYIKKLLNELEKENKDIKENIFKAMSNVKTDYLL; encoded by the coding sequence GTGGCAGTAAATAAAAAAACAAAGCTTTTTCTTCATCTTAAGAAATGGATGGAGAAGGCGATTATAGAATATAACATGCTGGAGGAGGGAGACAGGGTGCTTGTTGCCGTCTCCGGAGGTGTAGACAGCCTTGTGTTACTTGATCTCCTCAGCGGCCCGACGTATCTTGCTGTTCCCAAATTTCCCCTGCTGGCAGTTAACATCGATCTCGGCTTCGACAACGATGACGGCAATCATTTACTTTTGGAAAGACACTTTAAAAAAAACGGTTATGACTATATAATAGAAAAATCTGACATAGGCCCTCTTGCCCACAGCGATTACAATAAGAAGAATCCCTGTTTTCTCTGTTCACGACTGAGGAGAAAAAGGATATTTGAAATGGCCGACGAGACAGGTTGTAATAAAATTGCCTTTGCTCACCATAAGGATGATATAATAGAGACACTTCTTCTCAATATTTTTTACGCACGCGAAATCAGTACCATGACACCCAATCAGTCGGTCTTCGGGGGGAAACTGCATATCGTTCGACCTCTTTCATATATAAGGGAAGATCTAATTAAGAAGTATGCGAAAGAATGTGAGCTGCCCGCTATCGAGAACAGCTGTCCCACAAGCAAGGTCTCCCGGAGAATGTATATCAAGAAACTCTTGAATGAGCTGGAAAAAGAAAATAAGGATATTAAGGAGAATATTTTCAAGGCGATGAGTAACGTAAAGACCGATTACCTGCTTTAA
- a CDS encoding 4'-phosphopantetheinyl transferase superfamily protein — protein sequence MDLTSPGTRRKSQDIRFINRVFTQGEQKQIFSSANPDVMLWALWAGKESAYKVVSKSYPAVPSVPRAYNVSFDGDVMQLSRSCSGHYTLSGAVSTPCGSILIKTFQTHDSIHCIGASGSPEGVDSVIWGVKRISKSLNASPHFESSAVREAAKRHLSLYLNRKPGEIGIRRPRGARGLGAPIVYVKDRRAAVDISLSHEGEFVAYAFATGSFS from the coding sequence GTGGATTTGACCAGTCCAGGCACCAGGAGAAAGAGTCAGGATATACGCTTCATAAACCGGGTTTTCACTCAAGGTGAGCAGAAGCAAATATTTAGTTCGGCCAACCCGGATGTTATGCTCTGGGCATTGTGGGCCGGAAAGGAATCAGCTTACAAGGTTGTCAGTAAATCTTATCCTGCTGTTCCTTCCGTTCCCCGTGCATATAATGTAAGTTTTGATGGGGATGTGATGCAATTGAGCAGAAGTTGTTCCGGTCATTACACCTTGTCAGGAGCTGTGAGTACGCCGTGTGGTTCAATTCTCATCAAAACTTTCCAGACACATGATTCTATCCATTGTATTGGAGCGTCAGGATCACCTGAGGGTGTAGATTCAGTTATCTGGGGAGTAAAGCGTATAAGTAAGAGCTTGAATGCCTCGCCGCATTTTGAATCATCTGCTGTACGTGAGGCTGCAAAAAGGCACCTGTCATTATATTTGAATCGGAAACCTGGTGAGATTGGAATTCGCCGTCCAAGAGGGGCACGCGGTCTGGGGGCTCCAATCGTCTATGTAAAAGACCGCCGTGCAGCGGTTGACATCAGTCTCAGCCACGAAGGTGAATTTGTGGCCTACGCGTTCGCTACCGGTTCTTTCTCCTGA
- a CDS encoding 3D domain-containing protein gives MKENIVVVFPKKHSGTHIMTSLRTRILPVHIILIIIIFSLCGCCLFPKKERREEVTRMLVTAYDAGQESCGWKKKYGCIGPAVYAYGPNKGKRKKVGITSDGTKAKKGTIAADIRLYPYGTRMYVPGYGWGVVHDTGSAIKGKHIDVFFKDRDDAMEWGRKYLDVTIIR, from the coding sequence ATGAAAGAAAATATTGTGGTAGTTTTTCCGAAAAAGCACTCAGGAACACATATCATGACCAGCTTGAGAACAAGGATTCTCCCCGTTCATATCATTCTCATCATAATCATCTTTTCCCTTTGCGGATGCTGCCTCTTTCCCAAAAAAGAACGGAGAGAGGAGGTCACAAGGATGCTTGTAACCGCCTATGACGCAGGCCAGGAATCATGCGGGTGGAAAAAGAAGTATGGATGTATCGGGCCGGCCGTTTATGCTTACGGACCAAATAAGGGAAAGAGAAAAAAGGTGGGAATTACCTCCGACGGCACCAAAGCAAAGAAGGGAACTATAGCAGCAGATATAAGATTATATCCTTACGGTACCAGAATGTATGTCCCCGGCTACGGCTGGGGTGTGGTTCACGATACGGGAAGCGCCATCAAGGGAAAGCATATCGATGTATTCTTCAAAGACCGCGATGACGCCATGGAATGGGGCAGAAAATACCTGGACGTTACTATCATAAGGTAA
- a CDS encoding lysophospholipid acyltransferase family protein, with the protein MKSRVKWLLCLQYSLGRLAVFVVAPLSYLAFIFMGYRVRDLKKLRKECLIHFRKHRGPWLICPNHLTMIDSAILAIAMLPLYRYMLQYRLLAWNLPESANFQRNLFLVIICYLMKCIPVSRGGDRDEMKSVLDKCDYVLNRKQSLMIFTEGGRSRTGRVNMETFSYGVGHFVKNHEDCHVMCVYMRGDHQDAYSNIPKIGERFTISIETFKPQAKYKGLRAQRDYAGQIIKRLSSMEETYFATCWQRHSGFDQSRHQEKESGYTLHKPGFHSR; encoded by the coding sequence ATGAAAAGTCGCGTAAAATGGTTATTGTGTCTTCAGTATTCCCTGGGACGGTTGGCCGTTTTTGTAGTTGCCCCCCTTTCTTATCTTGCTTTTATATTTATGGGATACAGGGTAAGGGATTTGAAGAAGCTAAGGAAGGAATGCCTTATTCATTTCAGAAAACATAGGGGGCCTTGGCTTATCTGCCCAAATCATCTGACCATGATAGATTCAGCGATTCTGGCGATAGCAATGCTGCCGTTATATCGTTACATGCTTCAATATAGATTGCTTGCATGGAATCTTCCCGAAAGTGCGAATTTTCAGCGCAACTTATTCTTGGTCATTATATGTTATTTGATGAAATGTATCCCTGTCAGCCGCGGTGGTGACCGGGATGAAATGAAATCTGTTCTGGATAAGTGTGATTATGTCCTGAACAGAAAGCAGAGTTTGATGATATTTACCGAGGGAGGGCGTTCACGTACCGGTCGGGTAAATATGGAAACTTTTTCGTATGGAGTGGGCCATTTTGTTAAAAACCATGAGGATTGTCATGTGATGTGCGTATATATGCGTGGCGATCATCAGGATGCCTACAGCAACATTCCCAAGATTGGTGAGCGTTTTACCATAAGCATAGAGACATTTAAACCCCAAGCAAAATACAAGGGGCTCCGGGCACAGCGGGATTATGCCGGGCAGATAATAAAGCGCTTGTCTTCAATGGAGGAAACCTACTTTGCAACGTGTTGGCAACGACATAGTGGATTTGACCAGTCCAGGCACCAGGAGAAAGAGTCAGGATATACGCTTCATAAACCGGGTTTTCACTCAAGGTGA
- a CDS encoding type II toxin-antitoxin system Phd/YefM family antitoxin: MQRLLLDKDIKSLSEFRAHTASCIHQVQQSKRPVVITHHGKSAAVLIDVGEFEALLQRLELLEDIQKGESQIKDGKGIPHEKALETVLKKVSR; this comes from the coding sequence ATGCAACGGCTTTTGCTTGACAAGGACATTAAATCTCTATCAGAATTCAGAGCACACACGGCATCGTGCATTCACCAAGTTCAACAATCAAAGCGACCGGTTGTCATCACTCATCACGGTAAAAGTGCGGCAGTACTGATCGATGTAGGTGAATTCGAAGCGCTGCTTCAAAGGCTGGAACTCTTGGAGGATATTCAGAAGGGAGAATCTCAAATTAAAGATGGCAAGGGAATTCCACACGAGAAAGCACTGGAAACAGTTCTCAAAAAGGTTTCCCGATGA
- the lspA gene encoding signal peptidase II — MKKRYSFTFVVVACVVLLDQITKFFISSNMSIYDSFPVINGLFNITYIRNTGAAFGFLANASPMIRSFFLIGVTIAVILLIIYYIWKIKAEEKFFTFPLSLILGGAVGNLIDRIRFGDVVDFLDFYIASYHWPAFNVADSAISIGAIILFFEVFKKKDKTMCSKG; from the coding sequence ATGAAAAAAAGATATTCATTTACTTTTGTTGTTGTGGCATGTGTTGTACTTCTTGATCAGATTACCAAGTTTTTTATAAGTTCAAACATGTCCATTTATGATTCGTTTCCTGTCATAAATGGTCTCTTCAATATAACCTATATCAGGAATACCGGTGCCGCCTTCGGGTTTCTTGCCAATGCCTCGCCAATGATCCGCTCCTTTTTCCTTATTGGAGTAACCATTGCTGTCATACTGTTGATTATATACTATATCTGGAAGATCAAGGCCGAGGAGAAGTTTTTTACTTTCCCCCTTTCTCTTATACTGGGTGGGGCGGTAGGGAATCTGATTGACAGGATACGTTTTGGAGATGTAGTCGATTTTCTTGACTTCTATATAGCTTCTTATCACTGGCCTGCCTTCAATGTGGCAGATTCCGCTATCTCAATCGGAGCTATTATCCTTTTCTTTGAAGTATTTAAGAAAAAAGATAAAACGATGTGCAGTAAGGGGTGA
- a CDS encoding phosphopantetheine-binding protein — MDEKILKEIVEILKPYTKDVAVLEAATKDTHILDDLQVNSARLVDVIIKCEDVFGIEIDDDEADKIRTIGDAVGVIEAKLA, encoded by the coding sequence ATGGATGAGAAAATATTGAAGGAAATAGTTGAGATTCTTAAACCTTACACAAAAGATGTGGCCGTGCTTGAGGCCGCCACAAAAGATACCCATATCTTAGACGACCTGCAGGTTAACTCTGCACGACTGGTGGATGTCATCATTAAATGTGAAGATGTCTTCGGTATCGAGATAGATGATGATGAAGCGGATAAAATCAGGACCATCGGTGATGCTGTAGGAGTTATCGAGGCTAAATTAGCGTAG
- a CDS encoding TRAP transporter large permease: MTPTIVGLIGLAALVLLIFSRIPVGFIMAIIGFLGFGYLVSFDAAMNLVAKDIFSVFGSYNLTVIPLFVFMGQLSYHAGISSRLFDMAYKFMGHWPGGLAIAAVGACAGFAAICGSTNATAATMAAVTLPEMKKYNYKAGLATGVVAAGGSLGILIPPSVIFIIYGIMTEQSIGKLFMAGILPGLLLTILFILTIIIWTYLNPELAPRGPKTTFREKIASLSGLIETLILFILVMGGLFIGFFTPTEAGGIGAFGTLLLAIIRRNLSWQSFVMSLSETTRISCMILVIVAGATIFGHFLAVTRIPFDISNWISGFNAPPFAIMGLIILLYLISGCFIDALALITLTVPIFYPVVILIGYDPIWFGVIIVLITQIGVITPPVGINVYVVSGVARDVPLQVIFKGVLPFLLALIVGTFLLIQFPQIALFLPNLMR; the protein is encoded by the coding sequence GTGACCCCCACAATTGTAGGTTTAATCGGTCTCGCTGCCCTCGTTCTGCTCATTTTTTCCAGAATACCGGTCGGTTTTATCATGGCTATAATCGGTTTTCTGGGATTCGGCTATTTAGTCTCCTTTGACGCAGCAATGAATCTCGTCGCAAAGGACATCTTTTCAGTATTCGGGTCATATAATCTGACAGTCATACCGCTGTTCGTCTTTATGGGACAGCTTTCATATCACGCAGGAATAAGCAGCAGACTTTTTGACATGGCATACAAATTTATGGGACACTGGCCCGGAGGGCTTGCTATTGCCGCGGTAGGGGCATGTGCCGGCTTCGCTGCGATTTGCGGCTCTACGAATGCAACAGCAGCTACCATGGCAGCAGTTACACTCCCCGAAATGAAGAAATACAATTATAAAGCGGGACTGGCAACGGGTGTGGTTGCCGCGGGCGGGAGTCTCGGTATACTCATACCGCCAAGCGTTATCTTCATCATCTATGGAATTATGACAGAACAATCCATAGGTAAACTGTTTATGGCAGGCATCCTGCCGGGACTGCTCCTTACAATACTTTTTATTCTAACTATAATCATCTGGACATATCTGAACCCGGAATTAGCTCCAAGAGGTCCCAAAACAACCTTCAGAGAGAAAATAGCATCCCTCTCAGGACTAATTGAGACGCTAATTCTTTTCATTTTAGTGATGGGGGGGCTCTTTATAGGATTCTTTACGCCAACAGAAGCAGGGGGTATTGGCGCTTTCGGCACCCTTCTCCTTGCCATTATCAGGCGCAACCTTTCCTGGCAGAGCTTTGTCATGTCTCTTTCTGAAACGACACGAATCTCATGTATGATACTTGTAATAGTGGCAGGCGCCACCATATTCGGACATTTTCTTGCCGTTACAAGGATCCCCTTTGATATTTCAAACTGGATATCAGGATTCAACGCACCGCCTTTTGCCATCATGGGACTGATCATCCTCTTATACCTGATAAGTGGATGTTTCATCGATGCCCTGGCACTTATTACGCTGACTGTGCCCATTTTCTATCCGGTGGTCATTCTCATCGGCTATGATCCGATATGGTTTGGAGTAATAATTGTCCTAATAACCCAGATCGGCGTGATTACCCCACCGGTCGGAATTAACGTCTATGTCGTCAGCGGTGTGGCCAGAGACGTGCCACTCCAGGTTATCTTTAAAGGTGTCCTGCCATTTCTCCTGGCATTAATAGTAGGAACGTTTCTTCTGATCCAATTCCCCCAAATCGCCCTCTTCCTTCCCAACCTGATGCGGTAA